AGAATACGCAGACTAATGGGCACGGCCATCATCACAAAGAGGAAGAAGGCGTAGACCAGATAGTCAACGATAAAACTACTCAGAGAGGAGAGGGCAAACTTAAACATGTCCTTGTAGATCATGAGGCCATCTCGAATAGGTCGGAAATGGGAGCCTTCGTTGTCATTGATATAGACCGTCTCGATGGGAACTTCCACGATGGGGAAGGACTTGCTTGCTGCAAGGAGAACATTCATTTCGTACTCATACCGTTGTCCCTCGATTTCTAACATAAAGGGGATCATGTTGGTTGTAAAGGCTCGAAGGCCAGTCTGAGTATCTGTCACAGCGACCCCTGTTTGTTGCTTGAACAAGAAGCGGGTCAATTTATTCCCGAAAGCAGAACGCAAAGGAACTTTTCCAGAGAAGGCGCGTGCTCCTAGAATAAGTGTTCCAGAATGCTCTTGAGATTGGTTAACAACCCTGAAAATATCCCAAATTTTGTGCTGACCGTCTGCATCAGCTGTAACAATGCTTCCATAGGTACCTCTTTCTAGGATGTAGGCATAAGCAGTCTTGAGAGCTTGCCCTTTTCCTTGGTTGTGCTCGTGAGTCAGAACTGTCGCAAGACCCTCCAATTTGTCAAAAATCACTTTCTTGTCAGCGTCACTCCCATCGTCGACCAAGATGATGTTAAGATCGCTCTTAGCGTGGACCAAGCGAACCAGTTTGACAAGATTCAGATCCGGTTGATAGGCGGGGATGATAAGATAATTCATAATCGTTCCTCGTTTCTTGAGATTTGTTGTAGCTAGTATAAAGACTCAAGCTTAAAGCTAACTGATATCAGTTTTCTTTAAGGAAAGGAGAGGAAGAGTGGGAATAGTTTCTACTATAAAATGTCATTTTTTAGGGCATTTCTTTCTTTTGAAAGGGAATGTCAAAAATCATTTTTTAAATCCTAAAGATAATTCTTGCCTTTGTTCGAAAAGTCTGGTATAATAGTTTCTTGTGAGTAAACCTCACTTACCCCTTGCAAAGACAGGGGGTCATTAGTCCAAAAGGAGGAACATTATCAATGGCTAAATACGAAATTCTTTATATTATTCGTCCAAACATTGAAGAAGAAGCTAAAAACGCTTTGGTAGCACGTTTCGATTCTATCTTGACTGACAACGGTGCAACTGTTGTTGAATCAAAAGATTGGGAAAAACGTCGTCTTGCATACGAAATCCAAGATTTCCGTGAAGGACTTTACCACATCGTAAACGTTGAAGCGAACGACGCTGTTGCTCTTAACGAGTTCGACCGTCTTTCAAAAATCAACGGTGACATTCTTCGTCACATGATCGTAAAAGTTGACGCGTAAGAAATCATCAGAGGTGACTTATGATTAACAATGTTGTACTTGTCGGTCGTATGACCCGTGATGCTGAACTTCGCTACACTCCAAGCAATCAAGCAGTTGCTACTTTCAGCCTAGCTGTCAATCGCAACTTCAAGAGTCAAAATGGAGAGCGCGAAGCCGATTTCATCAACTGTGTGATCTGGCGTCAGCAAGCAGAAAACTTAGCCAACTGGGCTAAGAAAGGTGCTTTGATTGGGATTACCGGTCGCATTCAAACACGTAATTACGAAAACCAGCAAGGTCAACGTGTTTATGTCACTGAAGTCGTAGCAGACAGCTTCCAACTATTGGAAAGCCGTGCAGCACGCGAAGGGCATGCAGCTGGTGGCTATTCATCAGGCAATGGTGGTTTTGCTGGAAATGCAACCCCAAGCTTTGGTGGATCTGAACCAAGCAATGCAGCGCCAAACTTTGGTCGTGAAGAAAATCCATTTGGAGCGAATCCAATGGATATCTCAGACGACGATCTTCCATTCTAAGAGTGGGTTTAACGAATTAAAACTATAAAGGAGAATTAAACATGGCTCAACAACGTCGTGGCGGATTCAAACGCCGTAAAAAAGTTGATTACATCGCAGCAAACAAAATCGAATATGTCGATTACAAAGATACTGAGCTTCTTAGCCGTTTCGTTTCAGAACGTGGGAAAATCCTTCCTCGTCGTGTAACTGGAACTTCAGCGAAGAACCAACGTAAAGTAACAACAGCTATCAAACGCGCTCGCGTAATGGCTTTGATGCCTTTCGTAAACGAAGATTAAAAAAGAGGTCCAGTGGACCTCTTTTTCACGAGCTTGAAAATAAAAAAGCGAGTAAGACCCTAACGGGTCTTTTTTTCACGAGCTTGAAGACAAGAGAGCGAATTAAGCCCCCTACGGGTCTTTTTTTGCGAGCATAGAAATGTGATAGTGTGTTAGGTCCGTGTGAAGCTCTTTGACCTTTCCCAAGCTCTGATTATGCTATAATGAGGGGAGAAAGGTATCAAGGAGGGAACTATGAAGGAAGGCACAATCATCAGAAGCATGATGGAGTATGATATTGAAGGGATTTCTCAAGCCTTTATCCATCAAGGGTGGCCGGGTAGAGAGGATATCTTGACTAGCTATTTTCAGGAGCAGGAGAATAGAGAGAGGGACGTATTAGTAGCTGAGTCGGATGGATTTGTGGCAGGCTATATCACTATATTGCCTGCTGCCAAGCATGGCCCTTTCGTGGGAGTCTATCCTGAACTATCTGATTTTAATGTTTTTGAACCATTTAGAAATCGAGGGATTGGGAATCAACTCTTAGAGGAGGCAGAAAAAAGAGTCTGTCTACTATCAGAGATTGTTACTTTAGGGGTTGGTTTGCACTCGGGTTATGGCCCGGCTCAAAGACTGTATGTCAAACGGGGCTATATCCCAGATGGATCTGGAGTTTGGTTTAGGGATCACCCCTTAGCCCCTTACAGTTCTTGTGAAAACAATGATGACTTAGTCCTCTATTTTTCAAAAAGATTGAACAGGGAAATACAGTAAAACAAAAACGGATGAAAACTTCATCCGTTTCTTTTTAGCGACGAGTTGCGGGTGCTGTGCTCGAACTTTTAATATTAAAGCGTTTCTTGAGGTAGAAGCGAAGGACAAGCGCTAGAGCTCCTAAAACGATGGCAAAAACATCTGGAATAGTTGGGTTGAGAACTTGTGGGAGTAAGGAAGTAAAGGACAAGACAATGACCCAAAGGAACATGACTCCAACAAGAATCGGCATGGATTTCCAAAGAGAAGGACGCTCGCTACGATCTTTGGTGCCATCCATATACTGATAGAAGAAGTAGTACATAAGGTATAAGAGCAAAGCCCCTGTCAAACTTCCAAGGATCAAGGTGATCAAACCATAGCCAGTACGACGCGGTGCGACCAAGTTCATAAAGGCGCTAATCGCAGCAAAAACACCAAAGATAAAGAGGAAGGAATCCAAAATCATAAGAGAGGGGGCATCGTTTAATTTCGGATGCTCTTTTTCATAGCGTTCTTTCTCGCTGAAAGAGTTCGCCCATACAGTTGGAGCTCCAAAAAGGGTCCGTGCCGGAATTCCTTTTCCTTGGTTTTCATGGATAGCTGGTAGAATTTCCTGGATGAGGCTTTCTGCTTCTTCCTCTGTCTTTCCATTTTCAAGCAATTGGTGTTTGGCGATACGGATAAATTCTTGATTTTTCTTGCTTAGTTGATTCAAATCAAATTGAGACATAAATACTCCTTAGTGTTATTAGTAGGTGTTAGAACCATTTTTTATGGATGAGGTAGACGACGAGAGACCCGGTCAGGGCAAAGGCGATGAAAATAATCAGCCAGAAGGCATGAGGTTCGCCATTGAGCGGAAGCTCATTGTCCTTGAAGTTCATCCCGTAGGCCGAAAAGATCATGGTCGGAATGGACATGACAATGGTAACGAGGGCCAGGGTCTTCATGATGTTGTTCTGGTTGTTGGAGATGATCGATGCGAAGGTATCGGTCATGGAGTGCAGGATATTTCCATAAATATCTGCCATCTCGATGGCCTGCTGGGTTTCGATCAAGGTATCTTCCAACAGATCCTCGTCTTCTAGGTATTTCTTGATGTTGCTAGTGGCACTGGTCAATTTCTTGATCACGCGCTCATTGGTTTTTAGAGAGGCCTTAAAGTAGACGATGGTTTTTTCCAACTCCATCAACTCAATCAGCTCTTCATTACGCGTTGATTTGTGCAATTGACTTTCAATCTGTTCGCTTTTGCGATCCAAGGTACGAAGCGCAGACAAGTAGAGTTCAGCGTTGCGATAGAGGATCTGAAAGATAAAGCGTGACCGCATAAAGGTATAGAAATTCCGCAAGCGTCGGTTGATAAAGATATCGAGAAGCGGCAATTTCTCCAAGCAAGTCGTGATAATAGCCTCTTCTGTCAGGATAATCCCTAGCGGAATCGTCACGTAGTAGGTCTGATTGTTCCGCTCTTCCTTGATGGGAACGTCGACGATGATCAAGGTGTATTCATCTTCGATGGTCATACGGGACATTTCTTCCGCATCGAGTGGTGCCCGCAAGTCTGCAATATCGATATTAAAAGCAGAGGCGATTTCCATCGATTCACTTTGAGAAGGGTTCACAAGGTTGATCCAGCTACCAGGTTCCAGCGTCTCTATTTCCTTAAATTCAGTCGTTGTCGATAAAAAGACCTGTTTCATGGTGCCTCCCCTTGTTTTTTTACACCTTAACATTATATCAGAAAAAGGACGGTTTTGGATAAAAGAATACTAAAAAATTTGTTATAATGGAGGTTAACAAAAAGGTGATTAGAGTAAGAACATGCAAGATAAAATTGTCATTCATGGGGCACGCGCCCATAATTTAAAAAATATAGATGTGGAAATTCCACGGGACAAATTAGTCGTGGTGACGGGTTTGTCTGGTTCTGGAAAGTCCAGTCTGGCCTTTGATACCCTCTATGCAGAAGGCCAGCGCCGCTACGTGGAGAGCTTATCGGCCTACGCCCGGCAGTTCTTGGGAAATATGGAAAAACCAGATGTGGACTCCATTGACGGCTTGAGTCCAGCTATTTCCATCGACCAAAAAACGACCAGTAAAAACCCCCGTTCTACAGTAGGAACGGCAACAGAGATCAATGACTACTTGCGCTTGCTCTATGCACGTGTAGGGACGCCTTATTGTATCAATGGGCATGGAGCGATTACAGCTTCTTCGGTTGAGCAAATTGTCGATCAAGTCTTAGAATTACCAGAGCGCCAACGCCTGCAAATTCTAGCTCCCATTATCCGCAAGAAAAAAGGCCAGCACAAGAATATCATTGAAAAGGTGCAAAAAGACGGCTATGTCCGGGTGAGGGTCGATGGTGAGATCTATGATGTGACAGAGGTTCCAGAACTGTCTAAAAGCAAGCAGCACACGATTGAAGTGGTGGTGGACCGAATCGTGATCAAGGAGGGCATCCGCTCGCGGCTCTTTGATTCGATTGAAGCAGCCCTTCGGATTGCGGATGGTTATGTCGTGATTGATACCATGGATGGCAAGGAGCTACTCTTTTCGGAACATTATGCTTGTCCAGTCTGTGGCTTTACCGTTCCTGAATTAGAGCCCCGCCTCTTTTCTTTCAATGCGCCTTTTGGATCTTGTCCAGATTGTGATGGGCTGGGTATTAAGCTAGAGGTGGACTTGGATTTGGTGGTGCCAGATGATCGCTTAACCCTTCGCGAAGGAGCACTCGCTCCTTGGAATCCGATCTCTTCCAACTACTATCCACAGATGTTGGAGCAGGCTATGATCCATTTTGGCGTTGATATGGACCGACCTTTTTCCGATCTTTCTCAAGAAGAAAAGGACTTGGTCCTCTATGGTTCAAACGGGAAGGAATTCCACTTCCACTATGAAAATGAGTTTGGTGGAGTTCGGGATATCGAAATTCCTTTTGAAGGGGTCGTAAACAACATTCACCGTCGTTTCCGTGAGACCAATAGTGATTTCACCCGCAATCAAATGCGCTCTTATATGAACGAATTGACCTGTGCGACCTGCCATGGCTACCGCCTCAATGACCAGGCTCTTTCTGTTCGTGTCGGCGGGGAGAAGGGGATGCATATCGGGGAAGTGTCAGATCTATCGATTGCGGACCACTTAAAAGCCGTAGATCAGTTGATCTTAACAGACAATGAAGCTACGATTGCAAGACCGATCCTAAAAGAGATTAAGGATCGCTTGACCTTCTTAAACAATGTGGGGCTCAATTACTTGACCCTGTCACGATCGGCTGGGACCTTATCAGGTGGAGAAAGCCAGCGCATTCGCTTGGCAACCCAGATCGGTTCCAACCTCTCTGGTGTCCTTTACATCTTGGATGAGCCGTCTATCGGCCTCCATCAAAGGGACAATGACCGCTTGATTGCCAGTCTCAAGAAGATGCGCGATTTAGGCAACACCTTGATCGTCGTCGAACATGATGAAGATACCATGAGAGAGGCAGACTACCTGATCGATGTCGGCCCAGGTGCCGGTGTTTTTGGGGGAGAGATCGTTGCAGCAGGAACTCCTAAGCAGGTGGCTCGCAACAGCAAATCCATCACTGGCCAGTACTTGTCCGGCAAACGCAAGATTCCGGTTCCAACAGAGCGCCGTTCAGGAAATGGTCGCTATATTGAAATTACAGGGGCCAGTGAGAACAACTTACAAGACATCACTGCACGCTTTCCTCTGGGCAAATTCATTGCAGTCACTGGAGTTTCCGGTTCTGGAAAATCGACCTTGATCAATGGCATCTTGAAAAAAGCCATCGCTCAAAAGCTCAACCGTAATTCGGAAAAACCAGGGAAATACAAGACGATTCAGGGGATTGAGCATATCGATCGCTTGATCGACATTGATCAAAGCCCGATTGGTCGGACTCCTCGTTCCAATCCAGCGACCTATACAGGCGTCTTTGATGATATTCGCGATCTCTTTGCTCAGACCAATGAAGCCAAAATTCGGGGCTATAAAAAAGGCCGCTTTAGTTTCAATGTCAAGGGTGGGCGTTGTGAAGCCTGC
The DNA window shown above is from Streptococcus sp. S1 and carries:
- a CDS encoding bifunctional glycosyltransferase family 2/GtrA family protein, yielding MNYLIIPAYQPDLNLVKLVRLVHAKSDLNIILVDDGSDADKKVIFDKLEGLATVLTHEHNQGKGQALKTAYAYILERGTYGSIVTADADGQHKIWDIFRVVNQSQEHSGTLILGARAFSGKVPLRSAFGNKLTRFLFKQQTGVAVTDTQTGLRAFTTNMIPFMLEIEGQRYEYEMNVLLAASKSFPIVEVPIETVYINDNEGSHFRPIRDGLMIYKDMFKFALSSLSSFIVDYLVYAFFLFVMMAVPISLRILLANGIARVTSSIFNYSTNKHLVFKNKDSVAKTGSGYFGLALGLFILDTLLIRLFYTAFGLDLLISKIVVGFLLFLVSWVIQKKVIFKERTAPHHEIL
- the rpsF gene encoding 30S ribosomal protein S6, with translation MAKYEILYIIRPNIEEEAKNALVARFDSILTDNGATVVESKDWEKRRLAYEIQDFREGLYHIVNVEANDAVALNEFDRLSKINGDILRHMIVKVDA
- a CDS encoding single-stranded DNA-binding protein, which encodes MINNVVLVGRMTRDAELRYTPSNQAVATFSLAVNRNFKSQNGEREADFINCVIWRQQAENLANWAKKGALIGITGRIQTRNYENQQGQRVYVTEVVADSFQLLESRAAREGHAAGGYSSGNGGFAGNATPSFGGSEPSNAAPNFGREENPFGANPMDISDDDLPF
- the rpsR gene encoding 30S ribosomal protein S18, whose product is MAQQRRGGFKRRKKVDYIAANKIEYVDYKDTELLSRFVSERGKILPRRVTGTSAKNQRKVTTAIKRARVMALMPFVNED
- a CDS encoding GNAT family N-acetyltransferase, producing the protein MKEGTIIRSMMEYDIEGISQAFIHQGWPGREDILTSYFQEQENRERDVLVAESDGFVAGYITILPAAKHGPFVGVYPELSDFNVFEPFRNRGIGNQLLEEAEKRVCLLSEIVTLGVGLHSGYGPAQRLYVKRGYIPDGSGVWFRDHPLAPYSSCENNDDLVLYFSKRLNREIQ
- a CDS encoding DUF1129 domain-containing protein, which encodes MSQFDLNQLSKKNQEFIRIAKHQLLENGKTEEEAESLIQEILPAIHENQGKGIPARTLFGAPTVWANSFSEKERYEKEHPKLNDAPSLMILDSFLFIFGVFAAISAFMNLVAPRRTGYGLITLILGSLTGALLLYLMYYFFYQYMDGTKDRSERPSLWKSMPILVGVMFLWVIVLSFTSLLPQVLNPTIPDVFAIVLGALALVLRFYLKKRFNIKSSSTAPATRR
- a CDS encoding magnesium transporter CorA family protein; this encodes MKQVFLSTTTEFKEIETLEPGSWINLVNPSQSESMEIASAFNIDIADLRAPLDAEEMSRMTIEDEYTLIIVDVPIKEERNNQTYYVTIPLGIILTEEAIITTCLEKLPLLDIFINRRLRNFYTFMRSRFIFQILYRNAELYLSALRTLDRKSEQIESQLHKSTRNEELIELMELEKTIVYFKASLKTNERVIKKLTSATSNIKKYLEDEDLLEDTLIETQQAIEMADIYGNILHSMTDTFASIISNNQNNIMKTLALVTIVMSIPTMIFSAYGMNFKDNELPLNGEPHAFWLIIFIAFALTGSLVVYLIHKKWF
- the uvrA gene encoding excinuclease ABC subunit UvrA; amino-acid sequence: MQDKIVIHGARAHNLKNIDVEIPRDKLVVVTGLSGSGKSSLAFDTLYAEGQRRYVESLSAYARQFLGNMEKPDVDSIDGLSPAISIDQKTTSKNPRSTVGTATEINDYLRLLYARVGTPYCINGHGAITASSVEQIVDQVLELPERQRLQILAPIIRKKKGQHKNIIEKVQKDGYVRVRVDGEIYDVTEVPELSKSKQHTIEVVVDRIVIKEGIRSRLFDSIEAALRIADGYVVIDTMDGKELLFSEHYACPVCGFTVPELEPRLFSFNAPFGSCPDCDGLGIKLEVDLDLVVPDDRLTLREGALAPWNPISSNYYPQMLEQAMIHFGVDMDRPFSDLSQEEKDLVLYGSNGKEFHFHYENEFGGVRDIEIPFEGVVNNIHRRFRETNSDFTRNQMRSYMNELTCATCHGYRLNDQALSVRVGGEKGMHIGEVSDLSIADHLKAVDQLILTDNEATIARPILKEIKDRLTFLNNVGLNYLTLSRSAGTLSGGESQRIRLATQIGSNLSGVLYILDEPSIGLHQRDNDRLIASLKKMRDLGNTLIVVEHDEDTMREADYLIDVGPGAGVFGGEIVAAGTPKQVARNSKSITGQYLSGKRKIPVPTERRSGNGRYIEITGASENNLQDITARFPLGKFIAVTGVSGSGKSTLINGILKKAIAQKLNRNSEKPGKYKTIQGIEHIDRLIDIDQSPIGRTPRSNPATYTGVFDDIRDLFAQTNEAKIRGYKKGRFSFNVKGGRCEACSGDGIIKIEMHFLPDVFVPCEVCHGRRYNSETLEVHYKEKNIAEVLDMTVNKAVEFFKHIPKIERKLKTIQDVGLGYVTLGQPATTLSGGEAQRMKLASELHKRSTGKSFYILDEPTTGLHTEDISRLIKVLERFVDDGNTVLVIEHNLDVIKTADHIIDLGPEGGVGGGTIIATGTPEEVAANPASYTGQYLKGKLQ